The candidate division KSB1 bacterium genome has a window encoding:
- a CDS encoding radical SAM protein: MGLAAKFSKAIALFMRGNFSAIQAKLAEATGIESLIPPPYSMMIEPTNACNLHCPTCPTGAGTMNRPRRMMTLEEFRRIIDQVKEHVHFLYLWNFGEPFMNKDILEMIRYAVQAGMEVKISTNGEFFKSVDYCKEIVKTGLQHLIIALDGGDNETLRIFRKGSNFEKIIAGFHYMHQAKQELNSKLPKIELQYIVMKHNEHQREQMQKLAKELHVDIFCEKTVGISANDPNFQQMAETYLPTDLSLSRYYKTSDGKFHVKGKVPNRCHWLYTSMTINSDGSVVPCCYDRFSEHIMGNVFEDDVLTIWRNNKYQAFRRAIRKNRSKIPLCNACYEGRYHISRKRGVE; this comes from the coding sequence ATGGGTCTTGCCGCTAAATTTTCCAAAGCAATCGCTCTATTCATGCGGGGGAATTTCAGTGCGATACAGGCCAAATTGGCCGAGGCTACGGGCATCGAAAGTCTGATACCGCCGCCTTATTCGATGATGATCGAACCGACCAATGCCTGCAATTTGCACTGCCCTACCTGTCCAACCGGCGCCGGCACGATGAACCGTCCCCGCCGCATGATGACGCTGGAGGAATTTCGCCGCATTATCGATCAGGTGAAGGAACATGTCCATTTTCTTTATTTATGGAATTTCGGCGAACCTTTTATGAATAAGGACATTTTAGAAATGATCCGTTATGCTGTTCAGGCCGGCATGGAAGTCAAGATCAGCACCAACGGCGAGTTCTTTAAATCGGTCGACTATTGCAAAGAGATCGTCAAAACCGGCTTGCAGCATCTGATCATTGCTTTGGACGGCGGCGACAATGAAACTTTGCGTATTTTCCGCAAGGGCTCCAATTTCGAAAAGATTATTGCCGGCTTTCATTATATGCATCAAGCAAAACAGGAGTTGAATTCCAAGCTTCCCAAAATCGAGCTGCAGTATATCGTTATGAAGCATAATGAACACCAACGTGAGCAAATGCAAAAGTTGGCCAAGGAACTACATGTCGATATTTTCTGCGAGAAAACCGTCGGGATCAGCGCCAATGACCCCAATTTTCAACAAATGGCGGAAACCTATTTGCCCACTGATCTCTCTTTGAGCCGTTATTACAAAACATCAGACGGCAAATTTCACGTAAAAGGCAAGGTGCCCAACAGATGCCATTGGCTTTATACCAGTATGACGATCAATTCTGACGGTTCTGTAGTTCCCTGCTGCTACGACCGCTTTTCAGAACACATTATGGGCAATGTATTCGAGGACGATGTTTTGACTATTTGGCGGAATAACAAATATCAGGCGTTTCGTCGCGCCATTCGAAAAAATCGCTCAAAAATTCCGCTTTGCAACGCCTGTTATGAAGGCCGATACCATATCAGCAGAAAACGGGGCGTTGAATGA
- a CDS encoding glycoside hydrolase family 78 protein, translating to MMQRMMMVICLIAGALLSASALRAAVKVTDLRCEYKVNPIGIDVEKPRLSWKIQSDRPDRRNIRQKAYEIRVAASPEHLESGRHLIWETGKTPSDQSIHVVYRGPAPLSRQRFYWQVRVWDERNVPSAWSEPAFWEMGLLKKSDWKAKWIRADLQENPEVSSPANLLRKEFKLKGQVQSARVYITSLGLYEAELNGKKIGDELLTPGWTAYQDHIQYQTYDVTFLLKAGENAVGVTLGDGWYRGNIGWQGNRNTYGDRLALLFQLEVLYSDGSREIIVSDETWKSSTGPILMSDIYNGETYDARLEKNGWTLPRYDDRSWSGVIEMQAPAARLVAPAGPPVRAIEEIKPVKIFKTPKGETVVDMGQNMVGHLRIKVQGPAGTTVTIRHAEVLDKEGNFYTENLRSAKQTISYTLKGKGIEVFEPHFTFQGFRYAAVEGWPGELTLDALTGVVVHSDMEPTGDFSCSNEMINQLQHNIRWGQKGNFVDVPTDCPQRDERLGWTGDAQVFAPTACFNFNTAAFYTKWLKDFIADQQAEGQIPHVVPDVLSIKRGRRGESASAGWADAAVIVPWTVYLAFGDIGILEKQYDCMKGWVDYMASRAGEKMLWDTDFTFGDWLAFATDRSDYPGATTDKTLICQAYFARSTELLQKTAAVLGKTEDAAKYAQLLERIKKVFQQEFVTPNGRLVSHTQTAYALALAFNLLPDELKPVAAKHLADDVNRFRHITTGFLGTPVICHVLSAYGYADEAFMLLNRTEYPSWLYPITKGATTIWERWDGIKPDGSFQNPGMNSFNHYAYGAIGEWLYRYVAGIEIDEQAPGYKHVIIQPHSGGGLTWAKAEHESMYGKIVSSWKLQDGKMLLEVIVPPNTTATVILPKIAPEQVTEQGKRLRDIKGVTGFEQKEQKLLIQIGSGSYQFSVKL from the coding sequence ATGATGCAGCGAATGATGATGGTGATATGCCTAATCGCAGGGGCGTTGTTATCTGCAAGTGCGCTCCGAGCGGCTGTTAAGGTGACCGATTTAAGGTGCGAATATAAAGTGAATCCGATCGGCATCGATGTCGAAAAGCCGCGGCTGAGTTGGAAGATTCAGTCGGATCGTCCGGATCGACGCAACATCCGCCAAAAAGCTTACGAGATACGTGTCGCCGCGTCACCGGAGCACCTTGAAAGCGGCAGGCACTTGATCTGGGAAACCGGCAAGACGCCGTCCGATCAATCGATCCACGTCGTTTATCGCGGTCCGGCCCCGCTGTCACGGCAAAGGTTCTATTGGCAGGTGAGAGTTTGGGATGAAAGGAATGTTCCTTCCGCCTGGAGTGAGCCCGCTTTTTGGGAAATGGGGTTGCTCAAAAAGAGCGACTGGAAGGCAAAATGGATTCGCGCCGACCTGCAGGAGAATCCCGAGGTTTCGTCGCCTGCCAACTTGCTGCGCAAAGAGTTCAAGCTCAAGGGACAAGTTCAATCAGCCCGCGTCTACATCACCAGCTTGGGACTCTATGAGGCGGAACTGAACGGCAAAAAGATCGGCGATGAGCTGTTGACGCCCGGCTGGACGGCTTACCAGGATCATATCCAGTACCAGACTTACGACGTCACTTTTTTACTAAAAGCGGGCGAAAACGCTGTCGGCGTCACTTTGGGTGACGGGTGGTATCGCGGCAACATCGGCTGGCAGGGTAATCGAAATACTTATGGTGATAGACTCGCCTTGCTCTTTCAGCTCGAGGTGCTTTACAGCGACGGCAGCCGCGAGATCATCGTCTCGGATGAGACGTGGAAATCTTCCACCGGTCCTATTTTAATGTCGGACATCTATAACGGCGAAACTTACGATGCGCGTTTGGAAAAGAACGGCTGGACTTTGCCCCGCTATGACGATCGCAGTTGGAGCGGAGTCATTGAAATGCAGGCACCCGCTGCCCGACTGGTCGCTCCTGCCGGCCCGCCGGTACGTGCGATCGAAGAGATCAAGCCGGTCAAGATTTTCAAAACCCCAAAAGGAGAGACCGTGGTGGATATGGGACAGAATATGGTCGGTCATCTGCGGATAAAAGTACAAGGACCGGCCGGAACCACCGTGACCATCCGCCATGCCGAAGTGCTCGACAAAGAAGGAAATTTCTATACGGAAAATCTCCGTTCCGCCAAGCAAACCATTAGCTACACTCTCAAAGGCAAGGGCATCGAGGTTTTCGAGCCGCATTTTACTTTTCAAGGTTTCCGTTATGCAGCTGTAGAGGGCTGGCCCGGCGAGCTGACGCTCGATGCCCTCACCGGCGTTGTGGTTCACTCCGACATGGAGCCGACCGGCGATTTCAGCTGTTCCAATGAGATGATCAATCAGCTGCAGCACAATATACGGTGGGGACAAAAAGGAAACTTTGTCGACGTCCCGACTGATTGCCCGCAGCGTGATGAAAGGCTGGGCTGGACCGGCGACGCTCAAGTCTTTGCACCGACGGCCTGCTTTAATTTCAACACCGCCGCTTTTTATACCAAATGGCTGAAGGATTTCATTGCCGATCAGCAGGCGGAAGGCCAGATTCCGCATGTAGTTCCCGATGTTTTATCCATCAAGCGCGGCCGGCGCGGTGAATCCGCCTCCGCCGGTTGGGCCGACGCCGCCGTGATCGTCCCCTGGACCGTCTATTTGGCCTTTGGCGATATCGGCATTCTCGAAAAACAATATGACTGCATGAAGGGGTGGGTCGATTACATGGCGTCGCGCGCCGGAGAAAAAATGCTTTGGGATACCGATTTTACCTTCGGCGACTGGCTGGCATTCGCCACGGACCGCTCCGATTATCCCGGCGCCACCACCGACAAAACGCTCATTTGCCAGGCTTATTTTGCCCGCTCCACCGAACTGCTTCAGAAAACCGCCGCCGTGCTCGGCAAAACGGAAGATGCAGCCAAATATGCGCAGTTGCTCGAGCGCATCAAAAAAGTTTTTCAGCAGGAGTTCGTCACTCCGAACGGACGCCTGGTCTCTCATACCCAGACTGCTTATGCTCTGGCGCTCGCTTTCAATCTGCTCCCCGATGAGCTGAAGCCCGTTGCCGCCAAGCATCTGGCCGATGATGTCAATCGTTTCCGACATATTACGACGGGCTTTTTGGGGACGCCGGTCATCTGCCATGTTCTCAGCGCATACGGTTATGCGGATGAGGCATTTATGCTTCTTAACCGAACCGAATATCCTTCATGGCTGTACCCCATTACCAAGGGCGCTACAACGATTTGGGAGCGCTGGGACGGCATCAAACCGGACGGCAGTTTTCAAAACCCCGGCATGAACTCTTTTAATCATTACGCCTACGGCGCCATCGGCGAGTGGCTGTACCGCTATGTTGCCGGTATCGAAATCGATGAACAGGCGCCGGGTTATAAGCATGTCATCATTCAGCCGCATTCGGGAGGCGGTCTGACCTGGGCAAAGGCTGAACACGAATCGATGTACGGCAAGATCGTCTCTTCCTGGAAATTGCAGGACGGCAAAATGCTGCTGGAAGTAATTGTGCCGCCGAATACAACGGCGACCGTGATTCTGCCGAAAATTGCGCCTGAACAAGTAACGGAACAAGGCAAACGCTTACGAGATATAAAAGGCGTCACTGGATTTGAGCAAAAAGAGCAAAAATTGTTGATACAAATCGGCTCAGGATCATATCAGTTCAGCGTAAAGCTGTAA
- a CDS encoding non-lysosomal glucosylceramidase, with product MKRLSCVFLVIWLACSAQAHEFNGGYCGEYLNRIAFPLGGIGAGMIALEGTGAISHVSLRHHPDIFNEPFTFAAVCVKGIPNGAKVLEGPVPDWKVFGRPNAGNGGGNAPYGLPRFAEAEFLARFPFAEISLHDNDLPLQVTVCGWSPFIPSDEDNSSLPVAALEYTFRNTSSRTIEAVFSFHSRNLMRIPIPSEWGGTFEPGDAILPFANGFILHQDALEGKPHAQGDFVVFVQDDRAVIDHCWFRGGWFDPLTITWKTVMRGETREQPPIDGSAPGASLYVPFSLVPNESKTIRLLAAWYVPFSDLRAGSQGRDTESPAYRPWYASRFYSVAQVAEFWRDNYSELRRRSALFRDAFYGSTLPAEVLEAVAANLTILKSPTVLRQFDGRLWAWEGCHDLGGCCYGSCTHVWNYAQAIAHLFPNLERTLRETEFFVSQNNEGHQTFRANLPISTPEHNFYAAADGQLGGIIKVYREWRISGDIDWLRKLWPQVRTSLEYCIRTWDPRRRGVIEEPHHNTYDIEFWGPEPLGTTFYLGALRAATLMAQALGESFREYERLYQRGRKVLESELFNGEYFFQKVVWQGLQAKSPVEMAKETWTVDYSPEALDLLQKEGPKYQYGVGCLSDGVLGCQIALMAGLGEIIDQNKVKSHLKSVFRYNFKPDLSDHVNPQRPTYALGKEGGLVLCTWPKGGEPTLPFVYSNEVWTGIEYQVAAHLIAEGMIAEGLQIVRTCRQRYDGRVRNPFNEYECGHWYGRALSSYGLLYACSGVRYDAVNKTLYFRSTKRDFVSFFAAAGGFGQVGVQNGKPFYRISEGDLPVRHIVIEDEAK from the coding sequence ATGAAACGTCTGTCATGCGTTTTCCTGGTCATTTGGCTTGCATGTTCTGCGCAGGCGCATGAATTCAATGGAGGCTATTGCGGTGAATATTTGAACCGCATCGCTTTTCCGCTCGGCGGCATCGGCGCCGGCATGATTGCCCTCGAGGGGACCGGCGCGATCTCGCATGTATCGCTGCGGCATCATCCGGATATCTTTAATGAGCCTTTTACCTTTGCCGCCGTCTGCGTGAAAGGGATTCCGAACGGCGCCAAGGTATTGGAAGGGCCGGTGCCGGACTGGAAAGTTTTTGGACGACCCAATGCCGGCAACGGCGGCGGCAACGCACCTTATGGGCTGCCGCGTTTTGCGGAGGCGGAATTTCTCGCCCGCTTCCCCTTTGCCGAAATCTCTCTTCACGACAATGACCTGCCCTTGCAGGTGACCGTTTGCGGCTGGAGCCCTTTTATTCCTTCCGACGAAGATAACAGCAGCCTGCCGGTTGCGGCATTGGAATACACCTTCCGCAATACCTCGAGCCGGACGATCGAAGCTGTTTTCTCCTTTCACAGCCGAAATCTGATGCGCATCCCCATCCCCAGCGAGTGGGGCGGAACGTTTGAGCCCGGCGACGCCATATTGCCGTTTGCGAACGGTTTCATTCTTCATCAGGACGCATTGGAAGGCAAACCCCATGCGCAGGGCGATTTCGTCGTGTTTGTCCAAGATGATCGTGCCGTCATTGACCACTGCTGGTTCCGCGGCGGCTGGTTCGATCCGCTCACCATCACCTGGAAGACGGTGATGCGCGGCGAAACGCGCGAACAGCCGCCGATCGACGGTTCGGCGCCGGGCGCTTCCCTGTATGTGCCCTTCAGTTTGGTGCCGAACGAAAGCAAAACGATCCGGCTGTTGGCCGCCTGGTATGTTCCCTTTTCAGACCTGCGCGCCGGATCGCAGGGGCGTGATACGGAGAGTCCTGCTTATCGTCCGTGGTATGCTTCGCGCTTCTATTCGGTCGCCCAAGTTGCCGAGTTTTGGCGCGACAATTATTCCGAGCTGCGCCGACGCAGTGCTCTTTTTCGCGACGCCTTTTACGGTTCTACTTTACCGGCGGAGGTATTGGAAGCCGTCGCCGCCAACTTGACCATCCTCAAATCGCCGACGGTGCTGCGTCAATTCGACGGCCGTCTGTGGGCGTGGGAAGGCTGTCATGACCTCGGCGGCTGCTGTTACGGGTCCTGTACGCACGTGTGGAATTACGCCCAGGCAATCGCGCATCTTTTCCCGAATTTGGAGCGTACGCTGCGCGAAACGGAATTTTTCGTCAGCCAAAACAACGAGGGTCACCAGACCTTCCGCGCCAACCTTCCGATCTCGACGCCGGAGCATAATTTCTATGCCGCCGCCGACGGTCAGCTCGGCGGCATCATAAAGGTTTACCGCGAATGGCGCATCAGCGGCGATATTGACTGGCTGCGCAAGCTGTGGCCGCAGGTGCGCACCTCCCTCGAGTACTGCATCCGCACCTGGGATCCCCGCCGGCGCGGCGTCATCGAAGAGCCGCATCACAATACCTACGACATCGAGTTCTGGGGACCGGAACCGCTCGGCACGACTTTTTATCTCGGCGCCCTGCGGGCGGCAACCCTGATGGCGCAGGCTCTCGGCGAAAGCTTTCGCGAGTATGAGCGACTCTATCAACGCGGTCGCAAAGTCTTGGAATCCGAGCTTTTCAACGGTGAGTATTTCTTCCAAAAAGTGGTTTGGCAGGGCCTTCAGGCCAAGAGTCCCGTTGAAATGGCTAAAGAAACTTGGACGGTCGATTACTCTCCCGAAGCTTTGGATCTGTTACAAAAAGAAGGCCCCAAGTATCAGTACGGCGTCGGCTGCCTCTCGGACGGAGTTCTCGGCTGTCAAATCGCTCTTATGGCCGGCCTGGGCGAGATCATCGATCAAAACAAGGTCAAAAGCCATCTCAAATCGGTCTTTCGATATAATTTCAAGCCTGACCTCAGCGATCATGTCAATCCGCAGCGTCCCACATATGCTTTGGGAAAGGAAGGCGGATTGGTGCTTTGTACCTGGCCGAAAGGCGGCGAGCCGACTTTACCGTTCGTCTACAGCAATGAGGTGTGGACCGGCATCGAGTATCAAGTCGCCGCACATCTGATTGCCGAAGGCATGATCGCCGAAGGGCTGCAGATCGTCCGCACGTGTCGGCAGCGTTACGATGGGAGAGTACGCAATCCCTTTAATGAATATGAATGCGGTCATTGGTACGGTCGAGCTCTCTCGAGTTACGGTTTGCTGTACGCCTGCAGCGGGGTTCGTTATGACGCTGTAAACAAGACTTTATATTTTCGCTCGACCAAGCGGGATTTTGTCAGTTTCTTTGCCGCCGCAGGCGGCTTCGGGCAGGTCGGCGTCCAAAACGGCAAGCCTTTCTACCGGATAAGCGAAGGAGACCTTCCTGTCCGACATATCGTAATCGAAGACGAGGCGAAATGA